A segment of the Lycium ferocissimum isolate CSIRO_LF1 chromosome 10, AGI_CSIRO_Lferr_CH_V1, whole genome shotgun sequence genome:
tgtaatttctattacttttatttattttttgtgtcGGCTGTAATTTTATTTACTGCAGCTTCTGGGATTTTAATGAAATTCTGGTGTTTCTGgttatatcttcttcttttttgcacAGTTTTGCTTAAATTAATAGTAATAGAGTTTGGTAAATATCTTATGGAAATCAAAGGTGCTTACTTAAATGACCAAAAGCTGCTCAGATGATACTTAAGTGACTAGTTTGAACCTAAACCAaagataagggaccattttCGTCATTCTCTTCGCATAATGATATCCACAAACACCCATATTTCCAAACGGAAACCGCTCTAATCATGAGTTTATGCTTCTTCTGTTCCAATTTGAAACCATCCATTCTATTCCCCGAACCCGATTTTTTCCGATGGATTCAGACCCGGACCCGTAGCCGTACCCGACCCGTTTCCTTGACAAAGTACAGTTTCAATGGACGATGCGCCGTGGGAGAAGAAATCGGAGTTTTATCGCCGGACGACAGTTCGTTTGTGCGTAATCCGGTAATTGACGATGAACCGGAAACCGAGGTTGGTGACGTGGACAATGGAGTTGCTAGTGTTGTGGATGAAGAAAAAGCTCAAAGTTGGATAAGTAAGAGTGATAACAAGGATAAagtggatgatgatgatagtagGTTCAACCTACGTAATGGAAGAGAGGTGactttattcttttgttttttttattattgtgCTTGCGTTTTGCTTTCCGCTTTCTGATTAAAGGGAATTTCTAGGGACTATAATCAGCAGGTTCTTCATTTGTTACTTCGATTGCTTTATTTATCTAAGGTAGGGTAggtaggtctgcgtacatcctgtCCTCCCCAGCCCCCACTTTGTGCTATGTTTTTGTTGTAATAATCACCAGTTTGAAGCATAGTATTTCTTTTGCTATTATCTACTGCTTTGTATTTACAAGTTGACTTCTGATATAATGTTCACTTAGAATATTTTCTTATTACCACCTGCTGGATACACCAAGTTTAGTTAAATTAACTCGGGGAAGAACATTAATCACAAACCAaagtgagtttttttttatttttatatatatatatctttcctaTAAATGAGTTTTAAAGTGCTTTATTCTAACATTTGAAGTTTGTTAGTATTATAACTTTTAGAACATAGGTGATGCTACCTGATTTATGTGGAGTATGAAAGTAAGTGAATAACCATTAacggattttattttttaaattttaattgttaCATTATGTGCAGAATTAACCATGGTATATCATAAAAAGCTTAAGTGAAAAGAATGATGCATGTCATGTATTTACTGGCGTGGGTAGGTTTTCTGATACGGCATATGCTTTTTAAACTTCCTTCTGTTGATTTTCCATAAGAAAAAGCAATTTTAGCAATGCCAACCAATTTTTCTTGTATTCGACTTTTCTATTCTTCAACTCAAATTTCTGCTGCTTTAGGTTTTTGAAGAGAAAGCCTACCTAGTGGGTGTTGCGTGCAAGGGTGATACAGAAGATTCATTTGGTATAGAGGAATCGCTCAAGGAATTGGCTCAGCTGGCTGATACTGCTGGACTACTGGTTGTTGATTCTACATATCAGAAGTAAGTATTGGTACTATAGTCATTTCTAATATACCGGTGATGTTTTGTATAACCTTAGTTCTTGGTAAATTTCTTTCgaattttaagttttatttatATGCAGCTTAcgcttttttttcttctaggcTATCTTCTCCTAATCCGAGGACTTACATAGGATCTGGAAAGGTTGCAGAAATCAAAACTGCGATTCGTGCATTTGATGTTGAGACTGTGATATTTGATGATGAACTTTCACCAGGGTATTTCTCTGCAAATTCTTGCCCGTTACATGAATACTATTCTTGCTAAGGACATTGCTGTTATATTCTAGAATTTTCTGATCTTTAATTTACTTTAAAgtacccaagggtgtggcctagtggtcaatgaaggaGGTTgtgaaccatgaggtctcaggttcaattcCCAGTAGAGACAAAATACTAGGTGATATCTTTCCATCTGTCCTAgccttggtggatagagttacctGGTGCCTGTTGCTTGTGGGAGGTAGTAGGTATCCGTGGAATTAAtcgaggtgcgcgcaagctgTTCTGGCACCAcggttaccaaaaaaaaaaaaaagaagaacaactGCAATGCGTCCGGTCTTATGCAGATTTTTATCCACCCTGGCTACTTGTGTtggatttcttttgttttaaatGTTAGTGCTTCGTCTAATTCTATACTTGAAACTTGAAAGAAGGGTAAATTCAACCTGCGGTAATCCATAGGCTGATTGTTTAATGGTGCTCTTTTAGACAATTGCGTAATTTGGAGAAGGCTTTTGGTGGAGCTGTTAGAGTGTGTGATCGCACTGCTCTCATACTGGATATTTTCAACCAGCGAGCAGCAACCCGTGAAGCATCTTTGCAGGCGAGTCCACTTTTATTATCGGTATTGCATCCTGAAAGTTTTTGCACTTCTGCATAACCAGTTGAATTTTTCAGGTATCATTGGCACAAATGGAATACCAATTACCACGGCTAACCCGTATGTGGACTCACCTTGAGCGTCAATCTGGAGGACAGGTCAAGGGGATGGGTGAAAAACAAATTGAAGTAGACAAGAGAATTTTGCGTACTCAAGTAAGCGATTTTCACTTATTCATCATAAATTAAATCATGTATGTCTGTATTGGTAAGCAACTATTTGTCCAGTTCATATTGAAATAGAGCTAGATATTAACCCTCtatatttgttaattttctGGACAATTGTAGAGGTTGGATTGTAGTGAGAGTAATATTTTGATCATTGGTTCTCTGAATTTTTGCTTGTGATAGCTTTCAAACGTTACTGGTTTTAGTGATATTCTAGTGGCCTTTCTATGGCATGCTTTTggcattttccaaaatttcaacagCAAAATGGTTCCCACGAGCACTACCGCACCAAATTTCATAGAGATGAGATACTAAAAGTTCGCTGATGCACTGCCGAAACTTTAATTGAGAACAGATCTAGTCCTCCAGTCCTTCCGTTGCAAACCTATGTGTTAATGCTGAACTGAGCTCTTCGTATTGCTTTTCTTCCTCTTGTTGCTTATCTGACCACGCCAAAATTTAATGAGACCCATATGACTAGTGAAATTCCTTGGCTTAGTTGCATCGGGTGTCTTGGTGATGACCCTGCTTTTAAGATTAAACAATCAGTCATGATTGCCTTTCTACTCTGTCAGAGCTCCTAACTCGTATTGGTAATCATCTGTAAAAGTGGATGAACCtgctttttttccttttatttataaccCTCTTTTGTCATAGTTTTCTATTCCATTTGTTTTTGGTGTTCTCTACTCTTTCTTTCGTGTTAATAATGTGTAAATGTGGGAGACATTTTTTTGGTCCCTTTTTCACCTTTCTATGACTAACTTCAGATTTTGCTTTTTATCTTTTGCAGATTGGTGTACTTAAAAAAGAGCTAGAATCTGTTCGGAAGCATAGAAAACAGTACAGGACCCGTCGCGTCTCTGTACCTGTCCCTGTTGTATCTTTGGTATGGAATTTGTCTTCTGTAGAATGTTTGAACACCATGCTGAAGAGAATGGATATATAAGTGCTTATTGCTTTAGGTTGGATACACAAATGCCGGAAAAAGTACACTTCTTAACCGGTTGACTGGGGCCGATGTCCTTGCGGAGGACCGGTTATTCGCCACACTTGATCCTACTACAAGAAGGGTGCAGGTCAGGATAATTTTCTGAGGATTAATCCTGATGACAGTTCAACTCATTGCTTGGACATGTTTTCTATAATTGAGGCCCTTTGCAAGCACATAAATTCCTCGTTGGCTGAAAATTATGCGCATCTGGATTATATCTGCATTATCAGTATAACTAGTTATCTATATGGTTGTAACATGTGCTTGTTGTAATCTCTTCGGAGCCAGATGAAGAATGGGAAGGAGTTTCTGCTTACAGA
Coding sequences within it:
- the LOC132033184 gene encoding uncharacterized protein LOC132033184 yields the protein MSLCFFCSNLKPSILFPEPDFFRWIQTRTRSRTRPVSLTKYSFNGRCAVGEEIGVLSPDDSSFVRNPVIDDEPETEVGDVDNGVASVVDEEKAQSWISKSDNKDKVDDDDSRFNLRNGREVFEEKAYLVGVACKGDTEDSFGIEESLKELAQLADTAGLLVVDSTYQKLSSPNPRTYIGSGKVAEIKTAIRAFDVETVIFDDELSPGQLRNLEKAFGGAVRVCDRTALILDIFNQRAATREASLQVSLAQMEYQLPRLTRMWTHLERQSGGQVKGMGEKQIEVDKRILRTQIGVLKKELESVRKHRKQYRTRRVSVPVPVVSLVGYTNAGKSTLLNRLTGADVLAEDRLFATLDPTTRRVQMKNGKEFLLTDTVGFIQKLPTTLIAAFRATLEEIAESSILVHVVDISHPLAEQQIEAVEKVLSELDTSSIPRLMLWNKVDKAGDPEKIKLEAKTRNDVVCISAVTGEGLDDFCNEIQNRLKDAMVWVEALIPFDKGELLSTIHQVGMVEKTEYTEKGTLVRAHVPLRFARLLTPMRQMCVS